The Chitinophaga caeni genome segment GCCGTATTAACCTTAACTGCATTGAAAATTGCCGCAGAGAAAGGCTCGATCAGCGAGCAAAGATTTCAGCACCTCCTGGACGAGTTGGAAGATGTTTCTGATAAAGTAGCTACAGCATTGGAACTGAACGATCAAATAAAAGAGATCGCCGATAAATATAAAGATGCGCGCGACTTTTTATTCCTCGGTCGCGGGTACAATTTCCCCGTTGCCTTGGAAGGCGCATTGAAGTTGAAAGAAATTTCGTACATACACGCTGAAGGCTACCCCGCCGCCGAGATGAAACACGGTCCCATCGCACTTGTAGACGAAAATTTACCGGTTGTATTCGTTGCAACGAAAGATACATACTATGAGAAAGTGGTATCGAACATCCAGGAGATTAAAGCCCGTAAAGGTAAAGTGATCGCGATCATCACGGAAGGCGATGAAACGATCCCGGCCATGGCAGATGATGTCATTATCGTTCCGGAAGCCGATGAACTGGTGGCCCCGATGATATCTGTTATCCCGTTACAATTGCTTGCCTACCATGTGGGTGTATTAAAAGGTTACGATGTTGATAAGCCGCGCAATTTGGCTAAATCGGTAACCGTAGAATAATATTAACACTTAACATCGCAGCAGCATGAACCGTATACAGAAAAAACCGTTAAAAGACCTGGGCTATCATTTTATTGATGGTGCATACCTTCCAAACGGTAAAAACGAATACTACCTGCGCGATCAGCAAAGAGGGAATCAATTAACCTACCGGAAATTAAACGCGCAAGAGATAGAAACACTCGTGCGCAATGATAATACTTCCGATGATTGGAACAACATCTTCGTAGCGGATGAATTTGACCCGAAGCTGGTACAACACTGCCATTTTTACGGCTTGGTGCGCATTGGTAAATTAGAACCTTATTACTTAGAATACAGGAACCTGCGCCTACCCGTAGGATTATATAATAGTACAATTGCATCTTGTGATTTCGGTGACAACATCGTGATCCATAATGTTAATTTCCTCTCCCATTATATCATCGGGAATGAAGTCATCCTCGCTAATATTAATGAGATGGCCACCACCGACTATGCCAAGTTCGGGAACGGCATCGTTAAAGACGGGGAAGATGAAAAGCTCAGGATATGGTTGGAGTTATGCAACGAAAATGGCAACCGCTCCGTAATGCCTTTCGATGGCATGCTACCCGGTGACGCTTACTTATGGACCCGGCACCGAGATGACCAACAGATCCAACAAAGATTCAAAGAATTTACCGAGAAAAAATTTGATAAAAAAAGAGGGTACTATGGTATTGTAGGAGATCGTAGCGTCATCAAACATTGCAATATCATTAAAGATGTAGCGGTTGGTTCTGATGCTTATATCAAAGGCGCTAACAAGTTGAAAAACTTGACGGTTAACAGCAGCGCCCAAGCGCCTTCCCAAATCGGGGAAGGCTGTGAGTTGGTAAACGGGATTATCGGTTATGGATGCCGCATTTTCTACGGCGTGAAAGCGGTGCGTTTTATCTTGGCATCGCATTCACAACTAAAATACGGCGCCCGGCTCATCAACTCTTTCCTTGGAAATAATGCGACTATTTCCTGCTGCGAAGTATTGAACTCCTTAATCTTTCCTGCGCATGAACAACACCATAATAACTCGTTCCTATGCGCAGCTTTGATTATGGGTCAAAGTAATATGGCAGCGGGAGCCACGATAGGATCAAATCATAACTCCCGTGGAGCCGATGGTGAAGTAATTGCGGGCAGGGGTTTCTGGCCGGGTTTGTCGGTAAGCCTCAAACACAATTCCATCTTTCCAACCTTTACCTTGATCGCGAAAGGCACTTATAGCCATGAAATGAATATCCCCTTCCCTTTCAGCTTGGTCATTAACGATGAACATGAAAATTCGTTGAAGATCATGGCGGGGTATTGGTTTACCTATAATATGTACGCTCTCGCCAGGAATAGCTGGAAATACGTGGACAGGGATAAACGGAACGATAAAATGCCTGTCATAGAATATGATTACCTGGCGCCTGATAGCGTTGAAGAATTAATGGAATCACTCCCCATCATGGCATCGGCAGTTGGTAAGTCGTATTTGTTGCAACAGCAACTTCCACTGGAAGGCGACTTCAGGAAAACCGGGCACGATTTGCTGATGAATCAACCTGAAATAGTAGCTGGTTTGGAAGTTTTACTCGACAATATCGAAAACAGCCACAGGAAAGTAAAGCTTCTAAAAGCGCATAAGATATATCGTTTTTATCATGATCTAATCGTGTTGTACGGTGTTAAAAACCTCGTAGCTCATTCCGAGGAACTGGGTTTAAGTAATTGGCAAAGCATGTTGGATTTTTTTGCAGATGCCCATCGCGAAGCCTGGGTCAATGTTGGAGGACTGCTAATGCCACGCTCGCGGATGAACAAGCTAACAGATAATATCAAATCTGGTACGATAGATAGTTGGGATAGCGTACATGAAGCGTACAAGCTAATCGGGTCTGATTATAAAAAGGAGAAATTGAAACATGCCTGGGCCAGTATGCTCGAAGTGGCAGGTTACAACCTACCCGACATCGATATGAAAGTATTGCGACAATTATTCAACCGGGCAATTGCTACCCAAGAAATTATTGCCCATAGAATCTATCACTCCCGCGAAAAAGATTACAAAAATCCATTCCGTTTAATGAGTTATGACAATGTAGCAGAGATGGAAGCCGTAATCGGCAAGCTGGATGACAATACCTTTATCAACGAAACGATCACCGCATTAGAAACATTCAAACACGAATCCACCCAACTACTTTCAAGGATTAACTTTTGATTTCAGATCACAGGATTACATGGAATTCGCTATTTAAATTCATCTTGATTTATTTTAAATATTTTAACTGTTAACTTACTTAATTGCGAATTCCATGTAATCCTAATTAACACTAATCCAATTCACGATCATACTTATCGATTCTAAATCTATAACGGCAGCCCGGCATAGATATACCCAACCTAAATGAAAATTATACATTAACTTGGCACACGATAAATGTTGTAATGTATTCCGTGTATTCCCGTAATCCATTATAAATCCGCGAACTTAATTTACGTGACATGGAAAAGAAAAGATGCGCCTGGTGTTTAAAGGACAAATTATATATGGATTACCATGACCATGAATGGGGTACTCCACTGCATGATGACACCAGGTTGTTCGAGATGCTCAACCTCGAAGGGGCACAAGCAGGACTAAGTTGGTACACAGTCCTTACCAAGCGTGAAAACTACCGTGAAGCTTTTGACAATTGGGATGCTAAAAAAATTGCCAAATATGGTGATAAAAAAGTTGCTGAGCTTTTAGCGAATCCCGGTATCATCAGGAACAAGTTAAAGGTGGCCGCTACTATTTCTAATGCCGCGGCCTTCCTTGCCGTGCAAAAGGAATTTGGTAGCTTCGATCATTATATATGGTCGTTCGTAGAGCATCAACCGATCGTTAACCAGTTCAAATCGTTATCACAAGTACCTGCAAAAACCGGCATCTCGGATATGATGAGCAAGGATCTGAAAAAGAGAGGGTTTAAGTTTGTCGGCTCAACGATCTGCTATGCATTCATGCAAGCCGTTGGCATGACGAATGATCATATGATGGATTGTTGGAAAAGATAATAGATTATTAATTTTATCCCGATTGATTATCAATGCTTTATTAAATTCAAAGCTATAATTGTTTATATAAACCGTGTTTTAACGGTGTACCGGGAATAGTGGATAGATTATTTTCGAATAAATTTAAACCCATGGACCCGGTATTAAATATAAATAGTCATAAAAATTACAATACTGTAATGGATAAAATTAAGGTAGCCTTGGTAGACGACCATAAACTATTACGCTCCGGATTGGCTAATCTTATCGATACATTCGATGAGTATGATGTAGTTTTCCAAGCGGATAATGGTATTAGTATGCAGCAGGAGTTGAAAAAAGCCGAGGAGCCTGACATTCTTTTGCTTGACATCGATATGCCGGAAATGAATGGTTATGAAACAGCGCTTTGGCTCAAAGAGAATGCGCCTAATGTGAAAATTTTGGCGTTAAGTATGCACGACAATGAAGAAGCGATTACCCGGATGCTGCAACGCGGCGCTCGCGGTTATATATTGAAAGATACAGATCCGCAAGAACTAACAAAGGCACTCCAAGAAGTATCTGAAAACGGGTATTATTTTAATGATCTCGTTTCCGGTAGATTTTTGCATCGTGCCACCAATTCAACCATTAGTGAAGAACCCAAGTTAACAGAGAGGGAAATTCAATTCTTGAAATTAGCCGCTTCAGAAATGACATATAAAGATATTGCTGCTGAAATGGGATTGAGCTCGCGCACTATAGATGGTTACCGGGATGCCTTATTCATCAAGCTGGATATTAAAAGCCGCGTAGGTCTCGTGCTATACGCCATTAAATACGGAATCGTAAAAGTTTAATAGCGCTACCTTTCAGTTGTAAGATAACTCTTGAGCCGTGATGATGCTACTCGCATACTCACGGTTCACTACTTCAACCTTTACTTTCGTTAAACCACGGTAATAAAAACCCAATCGCTTCGCTGCCGCCTGCGTTAAATCCACCACCCTCTTATTGGCATAATGTAAACGATCCGTGATCCTTACGATCACCCATTTATGATTCCTTAGGTTCGTCACTTTAACATACGTACCTAATGGCAATTTATTATGCGCCGCGGTAAAATCATTATTATTAAATATTTCGCCGTTTGCAGTTTTACGCCCGTTGAATTTATTGGCATAATAGCTGGCTGTCCCAACCTGCGGTGCCTCCTGGGCTTGCGAACGTATGCCGGCCAAAGCCACGAACATAAAAATCAACACACTACACTTAGCAAAAAAATTTATTACTATACCCTTTTTCATACCCGGCCATTTTTGCAAAAACTATGCTAGGATTATCCCTGCTCACAGGTTCTAACAAGAATTTCACATATAACTTTATTTGTCATATCAAATTAAAACCTTTAATCATTGATAATCAACTCCTTTAAGTCTTGATTATTAACCAGGTCTTCATCTGTTAATGTTCTCAAGAAAAAATAAAGGTTTCTTTGGTCTATACCGGATAAGTTTAACCCGTTTTTGACCAATGGATCCACGGTGGCAGACTGCTCAATACCGGAATTGTAATGGTTAAACACTTGAAATATATCATAAAACCTACCGTCATGCATATAAGGTGGACTTTTCATGATGTTTCTCAAGGTCGGCACTTTGAATTTCATATAATCGCCGGTGTTATTGGTGATTCTCATTCTTCCCACATCATCTAAGAAAGTATTGTAAGGAATACCGTTATTACGGTAAGAAAAATCGGTAAAAAGCGGTTCTTTATGACAGGAAGCACATTTTGCTTTAAACACCTCGTAGCCCGTTTCTTCCTCATAGGTAAAAGATACATTTCCAATATGGTTTATAACGCTGTCGTACTTGGTAGTAAAACTATTTACCGTGGCCATGAACTGGGATAATGCTTTAAATAACCTTTCTGTAGTTACCTGGTCTGTACCGTAAGCCGCTTTAAACATTTTCCTGTAAGTGGCATTTCCTTGTACCTTGTTGATAATATTTTCGAGGGTCTCTCCCATTTCATTAGGATCGGTAAAGGGTGTAAGCGGCTGGATATCCAGGTGGTTAACTCCGCCATCCCACATGAAGTTTTGCTGCCAAATCACGTTGAACATCGTTGGAACGGTGCGGGTTCCGGTTCTATTTTCAACCCCGTGGCTCAGCGGGTGGTCAAAATGTGAGAATGCTGCGAACTGTTGGTGACAAAAGCCGCAGGAAACAGTGCTATCCTTCGACAAACGGGGATCATAAAACAACCGCCTTCCAAGGGCTATACCTTCCATCGTCAATGGGTTATTCTCGAAATTATAAACCGGTTTTGGAAAATAACTAGGTAGATCCAGGGTATATGGTTCCGGCGCAGGTGTTACTTCATCGGTCTTACCCGGTGAGCAGGTATATAACAACCAGCAAAAAGCAAGAAAATATAATATGTAAAGCTTCCTGTTCATTACTCGGAAACGCTTAGTATGGAAAACATTTTACTATAATTCTGATATACGCCGTAGGCAGTTTCCCCGGGAACATGCACAGTTGAAGTTACTTGCAAAGAGATTGGACGTGTACCGTCGAACCATTTTGCAACATCAGCGCTCAATGTTATCTTAACTTCCTGTTGCGCGTTCAACTGTACCGTGTTTACCGGTAACACAATTTCATGTAAAACGCTGTAAGTGCCTTGAAACCCGCCGATGTGTAAAGCAAATGTATGATCCGGCGTATTAGCCGCATCCGACTGCCCTTCTAATTTCGCCATGATATACCCGCTGTTCCAGCTCCAAAACATTCCATGAACGGGATCTAGCGCACCCGATTGAACACCGCTGTTATTTCTCGCGCTATCGACCCCGACTAAAAAAGCTATGGAGGTAATCTTTCCAGCCTTTACATCACTCAATATCAACTGTTTAGATGCCGAAACAGATTCATCAACCAGGAAATAATCGCCGGGTAACCTTTCCTCGCTACCATCAGAATATTTCAGTTTAAAATTACTGAGGTAATATTTGAAGGTAGTGATGCTAAGCCCCTCACCAGAATTGTTTTGATATTGAGTATCATTTAGTCGAAGCGCAGTTCCGTTAAAAACATGGAACATTGACAATTGAATTGTTCCGGTTGCAGCACCGGGTTTTGTGTCGCTATCATTATTACAGGCTACGGAAAGTAGCAGGATAAACAGGGTGGCATATGACTGCAAGCACTTTTTCATACAATAGGATTCTGATATAAGGTACAACAAAAATAGCAATTGGATGGTTGTTGCCTCGGTACCGCGGAAATCAAAAAAGCTACCGGGAATCATCCCGGTAGCCTTCCAATTTTTTCAAAAATCAAGCTTTACAGTAACAGGGCTAATGTGCAGCTATCGTTTTTACTTTATATTTCGAAGCAGCGAAATAATACACCGCTAAGAAGCAAACTAATGGCACGATGAAACCTGTCGCCGTCGAAGTTAACTTGGCAACATACCCCATCAGCAGCGGCACCAAAGCGCCCCCGACAATTGACATTACCAAATACGAAGAAGCCCTTTTAGTGTGAGTGCCCAAATTCTTAATCCCCAAAGCAAATATTGTCGGGAACATGATCGACATGAAGAAGAAAATAGC includes the following:
- a CDS encoding response regulator transcription factor; this encodes MDKIKVALVDDHKLLRSGLANLIDTFDEYDVVFQADNGISMQQELKKAEEPDILLLDIDMPEMNGYETALWLKENAPNVKILALSMHDNEEAITRMLQRGARGYILKDTDPQELTKALQEVSENGYYFNDLVSGRFLHRATNSTISEEPKLTEREIQFLKLAASEMTYKDIAAEMGLSSRTIDGYRDALFIKLDIKSRVGLVLYAIKYGIVKV
- a CDS encoding cytochrome-c peroxidase, producing MNRKLYILYFLAFCWLLYTCSPGKTDEVTPAPEPYTLDLPSYFPKPVYNFENNPLTMEGIALGRRLFYDPRLSKDSTVSCGFCHQQFAAFSHFDHPLSHGVENRTGTRTVPTMFNVIWQQNFMWDGGVNHLDIQPLTPFTDPNEMGETLENIINKVQGNATYRKMFKAAYGTDQVTTERLFKALSQFMATVNSFTTKYDSVINHIGNVSFTYEEETGYEVFKAKCASCHKEPLFTDFSYRNNGIPYNTFLDDVGRMRITNNTGDYMKFKVPTLRNIMKSPPYMHDGRFYDIFQVFNHYNSGIEQSATVDPLVKNGLNLSGIDQRNLYFFLRTLTDEDLVNNQDLKELIIND
- a CDS encoding septal ring lytic transglycosylase RlpA family protein: MKKGIVINFFAKCSVLIFMFVALAGIRSQAQEAPQVGTASYYANKFNGRKTANGEIFNNNDFTAAHNKLPLGTYVKVTNLRNHKWVIVRITDRLHYANKRVVDLTQAAAKRLGFYYRGLTKVKVEVVNREYASSIITAQELSYN
- a CDS encoding DUF4954 family protein, which codes for MNRIQKKPLKDLGYHFIDGAYLPNGKNEYYLRDQQRGNQLTYRKLNAQEIETLVRNDNTSDDWNNIFVADEFDPKLVQHCHFYGLVRIGKLEPYYLEYRNLRLPVGLYNSTIASCDFGDNIVIHNVNFLSHYIIGNEVILANINEMATTDYAKFGNGIVKDGEDEKLRIWLELCNENGNRSVMPFDGMLPGDAYLWTRHRDDQQIQQRFKEFTEKKFDKKRGYYGIVGDRSVIKHCNIIKDVAVGSDAYIKGANKLKNLTVNSSAQAPSQIGEGCELVNGIIGYGCRIFYGVKAVRFILASHSQLKYGARLINSFLGNNATISCCEVLNSLIFPAHEQHHNNSFLCAALIMGQSNMAAGATIGSNHNSRGADGEVIAGRGFWPGLSVSLKHNSIFPTFTLIAKGTYSHEMNIPFPFSLVINDEHENSLKIMAGYWFTYNMYALARNSWKYVDRDKRNDKMPVIEYDYLAPDSVEELMESLPIMASAVGKSYLLQQQLPLEGDFRKTGHDLLMNQPEIVAGLEVLLDNIENSHRKVKLLKAHKIYRFYHDLIVLYGVKNLVAHSEELGLSNWQSMLDFFADAHREAWVNVGGLLMPRSRMNKLTDNIKSGTIDSWDSVHEAYKLIGSDYKKEKLKHAWASMLEVAGYNLPDIDMKVLRQLFNRAIATQEIIAHRIYHSREKDYKNPFRLMSYDNVAEMEAVIGKLDDNTFINETITALETFKHESTQLLSRINF
- a CDS encoding DNA-3-methyladenine glycosylase I; the encoded protein is MEKKRCAWCLKDKLYMDYHDHEWGTPLHDDTRLFEMLNLEGAQAGLSWYTVLTKRENYREAFDNWDAKKIAKYGDKKVAELLANPGIIRNKLKVAATISNAAAFLAVQKEFGSFDHYIWSFVEHQPIVNQFKSLSQVPAKTGISDMMSKDLKKRGFKFVGSTICYAFMQAVGMTNDHMMDCWKR
- a CDS encoding MbnP family protein, with the protein product MKKCLQSYATLFILLLSVACNNDSDTKPGAATGTIQLSMFHVFNGTALRLNDTQYQNNSGEGLSITTFKYYLSNFKLKYSDGSEERLPGDYFLVDESVSASKQLILSDVKAGKITSIAFLVGVDSARNNSGVQSGALDPVHGMFWSWNSGYIMAKLEGQSDAANTPDHTFALHIGGFQGTYSVLHEIVLPVNTVQLNAQQEVKITLSADVAKWFDGTRPISLQVTSTVHVPGETAYGVYQNYSKMFSILSVSE